From a single Silene latifolia isolate original U9 population chromosome 6, ASM4854445v1, whole genome shotgun sequence genomic region:
- the LOC141587349 gene encoding cysteine-rich receptor-like protein kinase 5 isoform X2, with protein sequence MEPNIANYSQDVAQTQTANGTIPLEGPHNTGPDGSNEDGLFTPESLQYGLKDLQAATNNFSKDNKIGRGGFGIVYKGVLPNGQEIAVKRLSNGSGQGDKEFQTEVVVLAKLRHRNLVRLLGFCLTDDEAILVYEFVANKSLDYFLFDREKRAKLNWSCRFEIIKGVARGMMYIHEDSPVRMMHRDLKAANVLLDAEMYPKIADFGLARICDVGQTHINPTLVVGTRGYMAPEYLFHGHFSSKSDVYALGVLILEIVSGRRISGSSFNQPDDDDLLTYAWKSWEDEKPLEVMDPMLIDSFSSKEIIKCVQLGLLCVQEDRNLRPTMSTVLHMLNSHSGVAVISAPQHPAYVYNGSFRQSITVSTTGSTSRSTARRSLCEP encoded by the exons TAGCACAGACTCAAACTGCAAATGGAACAATTCCTCTAGAAGGTCCTCATAACACGGGTCCAGATGGCTCCAACGAGGATGGTCTCTTCACTCCTGAGTCCCTGCAATACGGATTGAAAGATCTTCAAGCTGCTACTAACAACTTCTCTAAAGACAATAAAATCGGCCGAGGAGGATTCGGGATTGTTTACAAG GGCGTGTTGCCAAACGGGCAAGAAATAGCTGTGAAGAGACTGTCAAATGGCTCAGGTCAAGGCGATAAAGAATTCCAGACTGAGGTTGTAGTCTTAGCAAAGCTTCGGCACAGAAATCTAGTTAGGCTGCTAGGATTTTGCCTAACTGATGATGAAGCCATATTAGTGTACGAATTTGTGGCCAACAAGAGTCTCGACTACTTCTTATTTG ATAGGGAAAAACGTGCAAAATTAAACTGGTCATGTCGTTTTGAGATTATCAAGGGGGTTGCTCGTGGAATGATGTATATTCATGAAGACTCTCCAGTTCGAATGATGCATCGTGATCTCAAAGCTGCCAATGTTTTGTTGGATGCGGAAATGTATCCAAAAATTGCAGATTTTGGATTGGCAAGAATTTGTGATGTTGGACAAACTCATATTAATCCAACTCTAGTTGTTGGAACGCG TGGTTATATGGCTCCCGAGTATTTATTTCACGGACATTTCTCATCAAAATCGGACGTCTATGCCTTGGGTGTGCTAATCTTGGAGATTGTTAGTGGTAGAAGGATAAGTGGTTCATCCTTCAACCAACCAGATGACGATGATCTTTTGACCTAT GCATGGAAAAGTTGGGAAGACGAAAAACCCTTGGAAGTTATGGATCCGATGTTAATTGATTCATTTTCCAGTAAAGAAATTATAAAATGTGTGCAATTGGGGTTACTATGTGTTCAAGAGGATAGAAATCTAAGACCTACTATGTCCACTGTACTCCACATGCTCAATTCTCACTCTGGTGTCGCTGTGATCTCTGCACCACAACACCCTGCCTACGTTTACAATGGCAGCTTCCGGCAATCAATAACGGTGTCTACTACGGGTAGTACGTCTAGGTCGACCGCAAG GAGGAGTTTGTGCGAACCTTAA
- the LOC141587348 gene encoding cysteine-rich receptor-like protein kinase 5 isoform X1, translated as MKMNRISVMVILILMVLSTVMIPSAAQGVDDPSTVCAPSISTGCDNTTTNATYEELLVTCCKALKDAAGFERECFCNVMNIARNQSTTSDESYNTLLTTCEIPGTVDSLCPETTPSLSDSSPSKESGSTPSAVSDTPSQASESKIGIVIGIVVGVVVVVLLVIGIIFFCKRTPKPIPPNNSSSEPNDVNYSQGVTQPQTGTNKDSLVTPESLQYEFEEIQVATNNFSKDNKIGQGGFGSVYKGALPNGQLIAVKRLANGSGQGDKEFQTEIVLLAKLQHRNLVRLLGFCLTDEEAILVYEFVANKSLDYFLFDNNKRAELNWSCRFEIIKGVTRGMMYIHDDSPVRMMHRDLKAANVLLDAEMYPKIADFGLARICDVGQTHINATRVVGTHGYMAPEYLFHGQFSVKSDVYALGVLILEIVSGRKVNGSSFNQPGGEGLLSYAWRCWEDEKPLEVMDPLLRDSFSNDEIIKCVQLGLLCVQENSNLRPTMSTVVHMLSSYSGVAAIAMPQHPAYIYTGGSQHSTTVSTTCSTARLIP; from the exons ATGAAGATGAATAGAATATCTGTAATGGTGATACTGATATTGATGGTGTTGTCGACAGTGATGATCCCATCAGCAGCACAAGGTGTGGATGATCCTTCGACAGTTTGCGCTCCGAGCATAAGTACTGGTTGTGACAACACAACAACTAATGCTACATATGAGGAACTCCTCGTTACATGTTGTAAAGCTTTGAAAGATGCAGCCGGCTTTGAAAGGGAATGTTTCTGTAATGTGATGAACATTGCTCGGAATCAAAGTACCACGTCTGACGAATCTTACAACACGCTTCTCACTACTTGTGAAATCCCCGGTACTGTTGATAGTTTATGCCCAG AAACTACCCCTTCATTGTCGGATTCATCCCCTTCCAAAGAGTCGG GATCCACCCCTTCAGCAGTGTCAGATACCCCTTCTCAAGCGTCAG AAAGCAAAATCGGAATAGTTATTGGAATAGTTGTGGGAGTAGTTGTGGTGGTTTTATTGGTCATAGGTATTATCTTCTTTTGTAAAAGGACACCAAAACCAATTCCGCCAAACAACTCATCATCGGAGCCAAATGATGTAAACTACTCGCAAGGCG TAACGCAACCCCAAACTGGAACCAACAAGGATAGTCTCGTGACTCCCGAGTCCCTGCAATATGAATTTGAAGAGATTCAAGTCGCTACTAACAACTTCTCTAAAGATAACAAAATCGGTCAAGGAGGATTCGGGTCTGTTTACAAG GGTGCGTTGCCAAACGGGCAACTAATAGCTGTGAAAAGACTAGCAAATGGCTCAGGCCAAGGCGATAAGGAATTCCAGACGGAGATTGTACTTTTAGCAAAGCTTCAGCACAGAAATCTAGTTAGGCTACTAGGATTTTGCCTAACTGATGAAGAAGCCATATTAGTGTACGAGTTTGTGGCCAATAAGAGTCTCGACTACTTCCTATTTG ATAATAATAAACGAGCAGAGTTGAACTGGTCATGTCGTTTTGAGATAATCAAAGGTGTTACGCGAGGAATGATGTATATTCATGATGATTCTCCAGTTCGAATGATGCATCGTGATCTCAAAGCTGCCAATGTTTTGCTGGATGCGGAAATGTATCCAAAAATTGCAGATTTTGGATTGGCAAGAATTTGTGATGTTGGACAAACTCATATTAATGCTACTCGAGTTGTTGGAACTCA TGGCTATATGGCTCCGGAGTATTTATTTCACGGACAGTTCTCAGTGAAATCAGATGTATATGCCTTAGGTGTGCTAATTTTGGAGATCGTTAGTGGCAGAAAGGTTAACGGTTCGTCCTTCAACCAACCAGGAGGTGAAGGCCTTTTGAGCTAC GCATGGCGATGTTGGGAAGACGAGAAGCCCTTGGAAGTTATGGATCCATTGTTGAGGGATTCGTTTTCAAATGACGAAATTATAAAATGTGTGCAATTGGGATTACTATGTGTTCAAGAGAATAGTAATCTGAGGCCTACTATGTCCACTGTAGTCCACATGCTCAGCTCTTACTCCGGTGTCGCTGCGATCGCTATGCCTCAACACCCTGCTTACATTTACACTGGTGGATCCCAACACTCGACAACAGTGTCAACAACGTGTAGCACAGCTAGGTTGATTCCATGA
- the LOC141587348 gene encoding cysteine-rich receptor-like protein kinase 5 isoform X2 — protein MIPSAAQGVDDPSTVCAPSISTGCDNTTTNATYEELLVTCCKALKDAAGFERECFCNVMNIARNQSTTSDESYNTLLTTCEIPGTVDSLCPETTPSLSDSSPSKESGSTPSAVSDTPSQASESKIGIVIGIVVGVVVVVLLVIGIIFFCKRTPKPIPPNNSSSEPNDVNYSQGVTQPQTGTNKDSLVTPESLQYEFEEIQVATNNFSKDNKIGQGGFGSVYKGALPNGQLIAVKRLANGSGQGDKEFQTEIVLLAKLQHRNLVRLLGFCLTDEEAILVYEFVANKSLDYFLFDNNKRAELNWSCRFEIIKGVTRGMMYIHDDSPVRMMHRDLKAANVLLDAEMYPKIADFGLARICDVGQTHINATRVVGTHGYMAPEYLFHGQFSVKSDVYALGVLILEIVSGRKVNGSSFNQPGGEGLLSYAWRCWEDEKPLEVMDPLLRDSFSNDEIIKCVQLGLLCVQENSNLRPTMSTVVHMLSSYSGVAAIAMPQHPAYIYTGGSQHSTTVSTTCSTARLIP, from the exons ATGATCCCATCAGCAGCACAAGGTGTGGATGATCCTTCGACAGTTTGCGCTCCGAGCATAAGTACTGGTTGTGACAACACAACAACTAATGCTACATATGAGGAACTCCTCGTTACATGTTGTAAAGCTTTGAAAGATGCAGCCGGCTTTGAAAGGGAATGTTTCTGTAATGTGATGAACATTGCTCGGAATCAAAGTACCACGTCTGACGAATCTTACAACACGCTTCTCACTACTTGTGAAATCCCCGGTACTGTTGATAGTTTATGCCCAG AAACTACCCCTTCATTGTCGGATTCATCCCCTTCCAAAGAGTCGG GATCCACCCCTTCAGCAGTGTCAGATACCCCTTCTCAAGCGTCAG AAAGCAAAATCGGAATAGTTATTGGAATAGTTGTGGGAGTAGTTGTGGTGGTTTTATTGGTCATAGGTATTATCTTCTTTTGTAAAAGGACACCAAAACCAATTCCGCCAAACAACTCATCATCGGAGCCAAATGATGTAAACTACTCGCAAGGCG TAACGCAACCCCAAACTGGAACCAACAAGGATAGTCTCGTGACTCCCGAGTCCCTGCAATATGAATTTGAAGAGATTCAAGTCGCTACTAACAACTTCTCTAAAGATAACAAAATCGGTCAAGGAGGATTCGGGTCTGTTTACAAG GGTGCGTTGCCAAACGGGCAACTAATAGCTGTGAAAAGACTAGCAAATGGCTCAGGCCAAGGCGATAAGGAATTCCAGACGGAGATTGTACTTTTAGCAAAGCTTCAGCACAGAAATCTAGTTAGGCTACTAGGATTTTGCCTAACTGATGAAGAAGCCATATTAGTGTACGAGTTTGTGGCCAATAAGAGTCTCGACTACTTCCTATTTG ATAATAATAAACGAGCAGAGTTGAACTGGTCATGTCGTTTTGAGATAATCAAAGGTGTTACGCGAGGAATGATGTATATTCATGATGATTCTCCAGTTCGAATGATGCATCGTGATCTCAAAGCTGCCAATGTTTTGCTGGATGCGGAAATGTATCCAAAAATTGCAGATTTTGGATTGGCAAGAATTTGTGATGTTGGACAAACTCATATTAATGCTACTCGAGTTGTTGGAACTCA TGGCTATATGGCTCCGGAGTATTTATTTCACGGACAGTTCTCAGTGAAATCAGATGTATATGCCTTAGGTGTGCTAATTTTGGAGATCGTTAGTGGCAGAAAGGTTAACGGTTCGTCCTTCAACCAACCAGGAGGTGAAGGCCTTTTGAGCTAC GCATGGCGATGTTGGGAAGACGAGAAGCCCTTGGAAGTTATGGATCCATTGTTGAGGGATTCGTTTTCAAATGACGAAATTATAAAATGTGTGCAATTGGGATTACTATGTGTTCAAGAGAATAGTAATCTGAGGCCTACTATGTCCACTGTAGTCCACATGCTCAGCTCTTACTCCGGTGTCGCTGCGATCGCTATGCCTCAACACCCTGCTTACATTTACACTGGTGGATCCCAACACTCGACAACAGTGTCAACAACGTGTAGCACAGCTAGGTTGATTCCATGA